The Gammaproteobacteria bacterium genomic sequence TTTCTGCGTTAACCATCATGTCGACTGAGGATCGCTGGCTGTTACCTGAAGGCATTGAGGAGGTGTTGCCGCCACAAGCGGCGCGCCTTGAGGGGCTGCGCAGGGAGATAATTGACTTGTATTCAACTTGGGGATACGAGCTTGTTATCCCGCCTTTTATCGAATATTTGGAATCTCTGTTTACCGGCACAGGCAGAGAACTCGACCTGCAAACCTTCAAGCTGACTGATCAGTTAACGGGGCGGTTAATGGGGGTACGTGCTGATATGACGCCGCAGGTTGCTCGTATTGATGCTCATCAGCTGAAGCGCGACGACCTACCAACGCGCTTGTGTTATCTCGGCACCGTCTTGCACACGCGGCCTGATGGGGCTGGCGGGTCTCGCAGCCCATATCAGGTGGGCGCCGAACTCTATGGGCACGCCGGTGTTGAAAGCGATGCAGAAGTTTTGTGCTTGATGTTGGAAACATTGAAGCTCGCTGGCATAACCGAGATGCATGTGGATCTCGGGCACATGGGAATCTTTCGTGGACTCGCTGATCAGGCCAAGCTTTCTTCTGTCCAGGAGAGTTCGTTATTTGAATCCCTTCAGCGTAAGGCTACGCCGGAGGTTCAGGCGCTGCTGAGTGAGTGGTCAGTAGCCGCGGATGTCAGGGATATGTTGGTAAGCCTTGTCGACTTGAATGGTGATATTTCGGTACTTGATGATGCTGAGCGCGTGCTAAAAAAAGCGGGGAAACTGGCGCGTCAGTGTCTCACCGATCTGCGGCACATCGCGGGACTCGTGGCCCAGCGCATCACGTATGCCCCCTTGAATTTTGATCTGGCCGAACTTCGGGGATATCACTACCACACGGGTGTGATCTTTGCGGCTTACGTGCCTGGACGAGGTCAGGCCATCGCACTCGGCGGCCGGTATGATGATATCGGTCAGGCCTTCGGGCGAGCACGGCCGGCAACGGGCTTCAGCACCGCCGACCTAAAAGCCTTGATAGCGTTAAATCCTAGCCCAGCCACAACGCCCTCGGGGATCTTCGCACCCTGTTTGGATGACCCGGCGCTCGCTGATGCCGTTTTGCAACTTCGGCAACAGGGCGAACGGATCGTTTGTGCCCTTCCCGGTCAAACAGGGGGGGCGTCCGAGATGGCCTGTGACCGGCAGCTCGAGCGACAGGATGGACGCTGGGTAGTCGTTAAACTCTGAGTTTAGCTGCGCATCGAATCTCCCACGCTATTTTTACACCCTCGATAGCAGATACGCCATATGGGCAAAAATGTTGTTGTGATCGGTACCCAATGGGGGGACGAAGGCAAGGGAAAGCTGGTGGACCTCCTCACGGAACGGGCGGCCGTCGTCGTGCGTTTCCAAGGTGGCCACAACGCGGGTCATACGGTGGTTATTGATGGCAAGAAGACCATCTTGCACCTGATCCCTTCCGGGGTGCTCCGCGATCGCACCCAGTCTTTCATAGGTAACGGCGTCGTGCTCTCGCCCAGGGCGCTCCTGGACGAAATTGAGATGTTGGAGACAAATAACATTCCAGCGCGGGAGCGACTCAAGATCAGTGAGGCGTGCCCCCTGGTCCTGCCAAGCCATATTGCGTTGGATCGTGCTTGTGAGCGTGCGCGGGGTACGGCGGCACTGGGGACGACGGGTCGGGGAATAGGTCCGGCCTACGAAGACAAGGCTGCGCGCCGGGCGCTCCGGGTCGGCGATCTTCTGCACCGTGAACGCTTCGCCGCCAACCTCGGCGAGTTACTCGACTTCCACAATTTTGTCCTGCAGCGTTACTACAAGGCCAAGCCCCTGGACTTTCAGGCCATACTAGACGAAACGTTGGGGATGGCCGAGCAGATCATCACGTTGGTGGCGGATGTGACCGAGCTGCTGTATCAGTG encodes the following:
- a CDS encoding ATP phosphoribosyltransferase regulatory subunit, encoding MSTEDRWLLPEGIEEVLPPQAARLEGLRREIIDLYSTWGYELVIPPFIEYLESLFTGTGRELDLQTFKLTDQLTGRLMGVRADMTPQVARIDAHQLKRDDLPTRLCYLGTVLHTRPDGAGGSRSPYQVGAELYGHAGVESDAEVLCLMLETLKLAGITEMHVDLGHMGIFRGLADQAKLSSVQESSLFESLQRKATPEVQALLSEWSVAADVRDMLVSLVDLNGDISVLDDAERVLKKAGKLARQCLTDLRHIAGLVAQRITYAPLNFDLAELRGYHYHTGVIFAAYVPGRGQAIALGGRYDDIGQAFGRARPATGFSTADLKALIALNPSPATTPSGIFAPCLDDPALADAVLQLRQQGERIVCALPGQTGGASEMACDRQLERQDGRWVVVKL